The Exiguobacterium mexicanum genome includes a window with the following:
- a CDS encoding GntR family transcriptional regulator — MSIKLDHRLLYLRVIEKIKQDIDDGVYREGEKLPSEFELSKQLGVSRATLREALRILEDEKFVVRKHGVGTFISSKPPFTSGIEELFSVTDMIMRAKMTPGTKVLVAEKVLATEREAERLKIEPNSPIYRIVRIRYADETPVVYCVDKIPAHLVSNPKALTEGKSLFDALEKEVGRRVAYAITHIEPSVNAEISTQLQTDQPLLALKQLHYDESDLPLLDSANFFRADRFDFHVVRKRV; from the coding sequence ATGTCGATCAAGCTCGATCATCGCTTGCTCTATCTTCGCGTGATTGAGAAAATCAAGCAAGATATCGACGATGGTGTCTATCGTGAAGGAGAGAAACTTCCTTCAGAATTCGAGTTATCGAAGCAACTAGGAGTCAGTCGAGCGACACTCCGGGAAGCACTTCGTATTCTCGAAGACGAGAAATTTGTCGTGCGGAAACATGGCGTCGGGACATTCATCAGTTCAAAACCCCCGTTTACTTCAGGGATTGAAGAGCTGTTCAGCGTCACGGACATGATCATGCGCGCCAAAATGACACCAGGAACGAAAGTGTTGGTGGCCGAAAAGGTTCTAGCGACCGAGAGAGAAGCCGAGCGTTTAAAAATCGAACCGAACTCACCGATTTATCGGATCGTCCGGATTCGATATGCGGATGAGACACCAGTCGTCTACTGTGTCGATAAAATCCCAGCCCATCTCGTCTCGAATCCGAAGGCGTTGACGGAAGGAAAGTCATTGTTTGATGCGCTCGAAAAAGAGGTAGGACGTCGGGTTGCATATGCGATCACGCACATCGAACCGAGTGTGAACGCTGAAATTTCGACGCAACTTCAAACGGACCAACCGTTACTGGCATTGAAACAATTGCATTACGATGAGAGCGACTTACCGCTGCTCGATTCGGCGAACTTTTTCCGAGCGGACCGCTTCGACTTCCACGTCGTTCGCAAACGCGTCTAA
- a CDS encoding RecQ family ATP-dependent DNA helicase produces the protein MRHLFEKTLKRVFGYDSFRPGQRDVIEAVADGQDVLAIMPTGAGKSLTFQLPSYLKNDGLTIIVSPLLSLIEDQMLHIRERGERGVARLTSMETLEEKQDILNHLKRYRFLYLSPEQLAVPHVTRALARTRIQMLVVDEAHCISQWGHEFRPEYARLGELRKQLGSPQCMAVTATAPETVKRDIIEKLALFSPAQFVHSANRPEIRLIVERLESEDKMRRLSELVHDVPKPAVIYTATRREAEALALHLDDALFYHGGMSTEDRRLVQSQFLRDEVAIMVCTSAFGMGVNKDNVRSVIHYQIPATLEAYMQEIGRAGRDGEPAFAVLLYAEGDERIQQFLIDQQYPKDKDIRLAYLERDNGTSLAQLPRLLRLNEEDPVWGLLNQMLAERTLAEAIDWVKDRKRARYRQLGQMMDYALIKTCRRDYLLNYFSEQPVKQADCCDVCGEIVFPPSVQIVSKNVTDWKHRLSRIFSFD, from the coding sequence GTGAGACATTTGTTTGAGAAGACGTTGAAGCGGGTGTTCGGCTACGACAGCTTCCGTCCCGGTCAACGGGATGTGATCGAAGCGGTCGCCGACGGCCAGGACGTGTTGGCGATCATGCCGACCGGAGCGGGCAAGTCGTTGACGTTCCAACTCCCGTCCTATCTTAAAAATGACGGGCTGACCATCATCGTGTCACCGCTCTTGTCGCTAATCGAAGATCAGATGCTCCACATCCGTGAACGGGGCGAGCGGGGAGTGGCGCGATTGACATCAATGGAGACGCTCGAGGAGAAACAAGACATCTTGAACCATTTGAAGCGTTATCGCTTCTTATACTTATCGCCCGAACAACTCGCCGTGCCGCACGTGACGCGGGCGCTCGCTCGGACGCGGATTCAAATGCTCGTCGTCGACGAGGCCCACTGTATTTCGCAGTGGGGCCATGAGTTTCGACCCGAGTATGCCCGTCTAGGCGAGTTGCGTAAACAACTCGGCAGCCCGCAGTGCATGGCCGTCACCGCGACGGCCCCGGAGACGGTGAAACGGGATATCATCGAGAAGTTGGCGTTGTTCTCGCCGGCGCAGTTCGTCCATTCGGCAAACCGGCCCGAGATTCGACTCATCGTCGAACGTCTCGAGTCCGAGGACAAGATGCGGCGGTTGAGCGAGCTCGTCCATGACGTCCCGAAACCGGCCGTCATCTATACGGCGACACGGCGTGAAGCCGAAGCACTCGCGCTTCATCTTGACGACGCCTTGTTTTATCACGGTGGCATGTCGACTGAGGACCGCCGGCTCGTGCAATCGCAATTTTTGCGAGATGAAGTCGCGATCATGGTATGTACGAGTGCGTTCGGGATGGGTGTGAATAAAGACAACGTCCGTTCGGTCATCCATTATCAAATCCCGGCCACGCTCGAGGCGTACATGCAAGAGATCGGTCGTGCCGGACGAGACGGCGAACCCGCATTTGCCGTCTTGCTCTATGCCGAAGGCGACGAACGCATCCAACAGTTTTTGATCGACCAACAATATCCGAAAGACAAAGACATCCGTCTCGCGTATTTGGAACGCGACAACGGCACGAGTCTGGCCCAACTGCCGCGTCTTTTGCGGTTGAACGAGGAAGACCCGGTCTGGGGATTGTTGAACCAGATGCTCGCCGAGCGGACGCTTGCCGAGGCGATCGATTGGGTAAAAGACAGAAAGCGGGCCCGCTATCGTCAACTTGGACAGATGATGGACTACGCCCTCATCAAGACGTGCCGGCGCGATTACTTGTTGAACTATTTCTCGGAACAACCGGTCAAACAAGCCGATTGTTGCGACGTGTGTGGGGAGATCGTATTCCCGCCGTCGGTTCAAATTGTGTCTAAAAATGTGACAGATTGGAAACATCGTTTATCTCGTATCTTCTCCTTTGATTGA
- a CDS encoding ferredoxin, protein MAKFTIVDKDTCIACGACGAAAPDIFDYDDEGLAFNLMDDNTGTIEVPDELYEDLMDAFEGCPTDSIKVADESFDGDALKYE, encoded by the coding sequence ATGGCAAAATTTACGATTGTTGATAAAGATACATGTATCGCATGTGGGGCCTGCGGAGCAGCCGCCCCAGACATCTTCGACTATGACGACGAAGGCCTCGCGTTCAACTTGATGGACGACAACACGGGCACGATCGAAGTCCCGGACGAATTGTATGAGGATTTGATGGACGCGTTCGAAGGATGCCCGACCGACTCAATTAAAGTCGCGGACGAATCGTTCGATGGCGACGCACTCAAGTACGAATAA
- a CDS encoding BMP family lipoprotein has protein sequence MNKKKTILSALAAGLTLSTVLAACGGDDNEGASNNEGGGEGSDFKVAMVTDTGGVDDKSFNQSAWEGLTKFGKDNSLTENEGFKYLQSSKQADYQPNLQQLARDNFDLIYGIGFLMGEDIQKVAEQFPDNNFALVDMVVDAPNVASITFKEQEGSFLVGVVAGLTTKTDKVGFVGGVESDLIKKFENGYKAGVMAVNPDATIDVKYAEDFNSAEKGTAIASGMYGAGSDIVYHAAGGTGVGVFTEAKNRKKNGEDVWVIGVDRDQYEEGLPENVTLTSMVKRVDTATYEVSKLAMEDKFPAGEIVEFSLKDDGVGIAETSDKNVAADVLTKVDEYRQQLIDGDITAPATDAEFEEFMKTVK, from the coding sequence ATGAACAAGAAAAAAACGATTCTCTCAGCTTTAGCAGCAGGTCTCACACTCTCAACAGTACTCGCAGCATGTGGCGGGGATGACAATGAAGGTGCTTCAAACAACGAAGGCGGCGGCGAAGGTAGCGACTTCAAAGTAGCGATGGTAACCGATACTGGCGGTGTCGACGATAAATCGTTCAACCAATCAGCTTGGGAAGGTCTTACGAAGTTCGGGAAAGACAACAGCTTGACTGAAAACGAAGGCTTCAAATATCTTCAATCATCGAAACAAGCGGACTACCAGCCGAACTTGCAGCAATTGGCACGCGATAACTTCGACTTGATTTACGGAATCGGCTTCTTGATGGGAGAAGACATCCAAAAAGTTGCTGAACAGTTCCCAGACAACAACTTCGCGCTCGTCGATATGGTCGTTGATGCACCGAACGTCGCATCGATCACGTTCAAAGAGCAAGAAGGTTCGTTCCTCGTCGGTGTTGTCGCAGGTCTTACTACGAAAACTGACAAAGTTGGATTCGTCGGCGGCGTTGAGTCTGACTTGATCAAGAAGTTCGAGAACGGTTATAAAGCTGGCGTCATGGCCGTTAACCCGGATGCGACAATCGACGTGAAGTACGCGGAAGACTTCAACTCAGCTGAAAAAGGTACAGCCATCGCTTCGGGTATGTATGGAGCAGGTTCTGATATCGTGTATCACGCAGCAGGTGGTACAGGGGTAGGGGTATTCACAGAAGCGAAAAACCGTAAGAAGAACGGCGAAGATGTATGGGTCATCGGTGTTGACCGTGACCAGTACGAAGAAGGTCTTCCAGAAAACGTAACGCTTACTTCAATGGTAAAACGTGTTGACACGGCTACTTACGAAGTATCGAAACTTGCAATGGAAGATAAGTTCCCTGCCGGCGAAATCGTTGAGTTCTCGTTGAAAGATGATGGCGTAGGGATTGCTGAGACTTCGGATAAGAACGTTGCAGCTGACGTCCTCACAAAAGTTGATGAGTACCGTCAACAGTTGATCGATGGAGACATCACGGCTCCAGCGACTGACGCTGAGTTCGAAGAGTTCATGAAAACAGTAAAATAA
- a CDS encoding ABC transporter permease: MNKLSFNRLLIPLLSILMGLLIGAIVMLIGGYDPIRGFSSLFEGMVGSPYAIGETLRAAAPLIFSGLAVAFAFRTGLFNIGVEGQVLIGWVAAVYVGINFDLPMFIHLPLALLAAMFAAALWAFVPGFLKAKFHVHEVITSIMMNYIALYTTNAILRSVIGVTNERTESIKDSASLASPMLQELTTFSRLHWGVLIAVLAAIVYYYILQRTTLGYELRAVGFNKHASQYAGMSVNRNIILSFVISGMFAGLAGAMEGLGTFNGMTLSASFTGVGFDGIAVALLGANTAVGVVLAAILFAGLNIGGLAMQLGANIPSELVKVIIAAIVIFVASGYAFNYVIDKFKGNRKKGVEKK, encoded by the coding sequence ATGAATAAGCTAAGTTTTAATCGACTGCTCATCCCACTCTTGTCGATTTTGATGGGTCTCCTCATCGGGGCGATCGTCATGCTCATCGGTGGCTATGACCCGATTCGAGGGTTCTCGTCACTGTTTGAAGGCATGGTCGGCAGCCCGTACGCAATCGGTGAGACGCTTCGCGCCGCGGCACCGCTCATCTTCTCAGGTTTGGCCGTCGCGTTCGCGTTCCGGACCGGCCTCTTCAACATCGGCGTCGAAGGCCAAGTGTTGATTGGCTGGGTGGCAGCGGTGTATGTCGGGATCAACTTTGACTTGCCGATGTTCATCCACTTGCCGCTCGCGCTTCTCGCGGCCATGTTCGCAGCAGCGCTCTGGGCGTTCGTACCTGGTTTCTTGAAAGCCAAGTTCCACGTCCACGAAGTTATCACATCGATCATGATGAACTATATCGCCTTGTACACGACGAATGCGATTTTGCGCAGTGTCATCGGGGTAACGAACGAACGCACCGAATCCATTAAAGATTCGGCGTCGCTCGCGTCACCGATGCTTCAAGAATTGACGACGTTCTCGCGCTTGCATTGGGGTGTCCTCATCGCCGTGCTCGCAGCGATCGTCTATTACTACATCTTGCAACGGACGACGCTCGGTTATGAGCTTCGTGCCGTCGGTTTCAACAAACACGCATCACAGTACGCAGGAATGAGCGTCAACCGGAACATCATTCTCTCATTCGTCATCTCGGGTATGTTCGCAGGACTCGCAGGGGCGATGGAAGGTCTCGGTACGTTCAACGGCATGACGCTCAGCGCCTCGTTCACCGGAGTCGGTTTTGACGGGATCGCCGTCGCGCTCCTCGGTGCGAACACGGCCGTCGGTGTCGTCTTGGCAGCTATCTTGTTCGCTGGACTCAATATCGGCGGACTCGCGATGCAGCTCGGTGCGAACATCCCATCTGAGCTCGTCAAAGTCATCATCGCCGCGATTGTCATCTTCGTGGCTTCAGGTTACGCCTTTAACTACGTGATTGACAAATTCAAAGGAAATCGTAAGAAAGGAGTGGAGAAAAAATGA
- a CDS encoding thermonuclease family protein yields MRQLKKWWQLLIAVVLSISLAGCSVDDWFAEQIDPPESLVELEADFPSASVAQQVARPLGKTETVTLDRVIDGDTLKVEFENGATESIRLLLVDTPETSHPTLPVQPFGEDAKTFVERWLPEGDTITLEYDVGRYDRYQRTLAYVWYDEAMLNEELLRRGLARVAYVYAPNTQHVDAFREVERAARQELLGIWSLEDYVTGNGFDHEATEPAQPKRDTDGCDIKGNINRDGEKIYHVPGGASYERTIPEEMFCTEEEAREAGFRKATR; encoded by the coding sequence GTGAGACAATTGAAAAAATGGTGGCAACTGCTGATCGCCGTCGTGCTGAGCATCTCGCTCGCGGGATGCTCCGTCGACGACTGGTTCGCCGAACAAATCGACCCGCCAGAATCGCTCGTCGAACTCGAGGCCGATTTTCCGTCGGCGTCGGTCGCGCAACAAGTCGCACGGCCGCTCGGCAAGACCGAGACGGTCACGCTCGACCGCGTCATCGACGGAGATACGCTCAAAGTCGAGTTTGAGAACGGGGCGACCGAATCGATTCGTCTCTTGCTCGTCGATACGCCAGAGACGAGCCATCCGACGCTGCCGGTCCAACCGTTCGGGGAGGATGCGAAAACATTCGTCGAGCGTTGGCTGCCGGAAGGAGATACGATCACGCTCGAGTATGACGTCGGGCGCTACGATCGTTATCAACGGACACTCGCCTACGTCTGGTATGACGAAGCGATGTTGAACGAGGAATTGTTGCGCCGCGGGTTGGCGCGTGTCGCCTATGTGTACGCGCCGAACACGCAACACGTCGATGCGTTTCGGGAGGTCGAGCGGGCCGCGCGTCAGGAATTGCTCGGGATTTGGAGTCTTGAGGACTACGTGACCGGCAACGGCTTCGACCATGAGGCGACCGAGCCGGCCCAGCCGAAACGAGACACGGATGGATGTGACATTAAAGGGAATATCAATCGGGACGGAGAGAAGATTTATCACGTTCCGGGCGGGGCGAGCTATGAGCGAACGATCCCAGAAGAGATGTTCTGTACAGAGGAAGAGGCGCGTGAAGCGGGTTTCCGGAAAGCGACGCGATAA
- a CDS encoding ABC transporter ATP-binding protein: MEYVIEMLNIRKEFGTFVANDNITLQLRKGEIHALLGENGAGKSTLMNVLFGLYQPEGGEIRVRGEKVNIENPNIANDLGIGMVHQHFMLVEKFTVTENIILGSEPKSGLTVDRATARKKVMDISEQYGLRIDPDAKIEDISVGMQQRVEILKTLYRGAEILIFDEPTAVLTPQEIQELIQIMKRLIEEGKSIILITHKLKEIMQVADRCTVIRRGRYIGTVDIDETVNEDRLAEMMVGREVNFDAEYSKADPQQVVLDVQKLVVKDSRGLKAVDGLDLQIRSGEILGIAGIDGNGQTELIEAISGLKKPESGKVMLNGKDVTGFTPRKVTESGVGHIPQDRHKHGLVLDYTIRDNMVLQTYYKEPFSKRGLMNYKAVAEKAKALIEKFDVRTPSVDVPARALSGGNQQKAIIAREVDRSPDLLIAAQPTRGLDVGAIEFIHEQLIKEREKGRAVLLISFELEEILHVADRIAVLYEGKIVGIRDPKETTEQELGFLMAGGKRGEETV; this comes from the coding sequence TTGGAATATGTAATTGAAATGCTCAATATTCGCAAAGAGTTCGGAACGTTCGTTGCCAACGACAATATCACCCTCCAATTGCGCAAAGGCGAGATTCATGCGTTGCTCGGCGAGAACGGTGCCGGAAAATCGACGCTCATGAACGTCCTATTCGGTCTTTATCAGCCGGAAGGCGGGGAGATCCGCGTGCGCGGGGAGAAAGTGAACATTGAGAATCCGAACATCGCCAACGACCTTGGAATCGGTATGGTACACCAACACTTCATGCTCGTCGAGAAGTTCACTGTGACCGAGAACATCATCCTCGGCTCAGAGCCAAAGAGTGGATTGACGGTCGACCGGGCGACGGCGCGTAAAAAAGTGATGGACATCTCGGAACAATACGGCCTCCGCATTGATCCGGATGCCAAAATCGAAGATATCTCGGTCGGGATGCAACAACGTGTTGAAATTTTGAAGACGCTCTATCGGGGCGCTGAGATCTTGATTTTTGACGAGCCGACCGCTGTATTGACGCCACAAGAGATTCAAGAACTCATTCAAATCATGAAGCGTTTGATTGAAGAAGGCAAATCGATCATCTTGATCACGCATAAACTGAAAGAGATCATGCAAGTTGCCGATCGCTGTACGGTCATCCGTCGCGGACGTTATATCGGCACCGTCGATATCGATGAGACGGTCAACGAAGACCGTTTGGCTGAAATGATGGTCGGACGTGAAGTTAACTTTGATGCGGAATATTCCAAGGCAGATCCACAGCAAGTCGTCCTCGACGTCCAAAAACTCGTCGTCAAAGACAGTCGCGGGCTCAAAGCCGTCGACGGCTTGGATTTACAGATTCGTTCAGGGGAAATCCTCGGGATTGCCGGGATTGACGGGAACGGACAGACCGAATTGATTGAAGCCATCTCGGGCTTGAAGAAACCCGAGTCTGGAAAAGTAATGTTGAACGGGAAAGACGTGACCGGGTTCACGCCGCGCAAAGTGACGGAGTCTGGTGTCGGCCACATCCCGCAAGACCGGCATAAACATGGCCTCGTCCTCGATTATACGATTCGCGACAACATGGTGCTCCAAACGTATTATAAAGAGCCGTTCTCGAAGCGCGGTTTGATGAACTATAAAGCCGTGGCTGAGAAAGCGAAAGCGTTGATTGAGAAGTTTGACGTCCGAACTCCATCGGTCGACGTACCTGCCCGTGCCTTGTCGGGTGGTAACCAACAGAAAGCCATCATCGCCCGTGAAGTCGACCGGTCACCTGACTTGTTGATCGCGGCGCAACCGACGCGAGGTCTTGACGTCGGGGCAATCGAATTCATTCATGAACAGCTCATCAAAGAGCGTGAAAAAGGACGCGCCGTCTTGTTGATCTCGTTCGAGCTCGAAGAGATTTTACACGTCGCGGACCGAATCGCCGTCTTGTATGAAGGGAAGATTGTCGGAATCCGTGATCCGAAAGAAACGACGGAGCAGGAACTCGGCTTCTTGATGGCCGGCGGTAAGAGAGGAGAAGAAACAGTATGA
- a CDS encoding helix-turn-helix domain-containing protein has translation MVHLADGVLLLSIERLKGERSERSLFHVLNGKRSATTLQDAFFYDLEPIFGLFPYTKYDYEKLLASFEKRGWLNRSSFTLTGAGKMLASPEAVSELFDRLGGEYRDYTTMTWKRLSLFVQTFMSLEHERTFYPVQADRLAERWVKQIVRTEREWQPLIHSFHQELETALEEVGDPYATAVVYRFTGAFETGYTYEQIASLLDVDARTARLYFLAGWNALLWKLPRDAKLLGFAHGLSSERMTLSARESYEQFSAGRTFQQVQSQRRLRTSTIEDHVVEMAMYLEEFPLDQFVPLEQIKQVEQLRDESSWALKPIFEQIDGISYYQIRLVFARLKRGETFV, from the coding sequence ATGGTTCATTTAGCGGACGGGGTGTTGTTGCTTTCGATTGAGCGCTTGAAAGGGGAGCGCAGCGAGCGCAGTTTGTTTCATGTGTTGAACGGCAAACGTTCGGCGACGACACTGCAAGATGCCTTTTTTTATGACTTGGAACCAATTTTCGGATTGTTCCCCTATACGAAGTACGACTATGAGAAACTGCTCGCCTCGTTCGAGAAGCGAGGCTGGCTCAACCGTTCGAGCTTCACGTTGACCGGGGCCGGGAAGATGCTCGCTTCGCCGGAGGCGGTCAGTGAGCTGTTCGACCGTCTCGGCGGTGAGTATCGGGACTATACGACGATGACGTGGAAGCGGCTCAGTTTGTTCGTTCAGACGTTCATGTCGCTTGAGCATGAGCGGACGTTCTATCCGGTGCAGGCCGATCGACTGGCCGAACGCTGGGTCAAACAGATCGTCCGGACCGAGCGGGAGTGGCAACCGCTGATCCACAGCTTTCACCAGGAGCTTGAAACGGCGCTTGAAGAAGTGGGGGACCCGTATGCGACCGCCGTCGTCTATCGGTTCACCGGTGCGTTCGAGACAGGATACACGTATGAACAAATCGCCTCACTTCTCGATGTCGATGCGCGCACGGCTCGGCTCTATTTCTTGGCCGGCTGGAACGCCCTGTTGTGGAAGTTGCCAAGGGATGCCAAGTTGCTCGGCTTCGCGCACGGGTTGTCGAGCGAGCGGATGACGTTGTCGGCGCGCGAGTCGTATGAGCAGTTTTCGGCTGGTCGAACGTTCCAACAAGTCCAGTCCCAGCGACGGTTGCGCACGAGTACGATTGAAGACCACGTCGTCGAGATGGCGATGTATTTAGAGGAGTTCCCGCTCGACCAATTTGTTCCGCTCGAGCAAATCAAGCAAGTCGAGCAGTTGCGTGACGAGTCGAGCTGGGCGCTCAAGCCGATTTTTGAACAAATCGACGGGATCAGTTACTATCAAATCCGATTGGTGTTCGCGAGATTGAAACGAGGTGAGACATTTGTTTGA
- a CDS encoding ABC transporter permease, with amino-acid sequence MSFLEVLYIVVPVALAYATPLIIAALGGIFSERSGVVNIALEGIMVIGAATGIITTLTLTDMGLGGLSPWISLLVAMVVGALFSLFLAVPAILWRADQTVLGVAINMLAIGLAIFVVRVLYNKGQTDFIEFRIAKENVPILSDIPVLRMFFINVQYTSFIAIILAFVVWFVIFKTPFGLRLRSVGEHPMAADTMGINVTKMRFMGVMLSGAFGGLAGAVYAVTVTTNFSGTTIVGQGFLAIAAMIFGKWNPLGALGAGLFFGFAQALSIIGSNLPVISNVPQVLLLIAPYALTILALAGVVGRADAPKSVGIPYIKGKR; translated from the coding sequence ATGAGCTTCTTAGAAGTCCTCTACATCGTCGTGCCGGTTGCCTTAGCCTATGCGACTCCACTCATCATCGCGGCGCTCGGCGGCATCTTCAGTGAACGTTCGGGTGTCGTCAACATCGCCTTAGAAGGCATCATGGTCATCGGTGCTGCGACAGGAATTATCACGACGCTCACGTTGACAGATATGGGGCTGGGCGGTCTCAGTCCATGGATCTCACTTTTGGTCGCTATGGTCGTCGGTGCGCTCTTCTCGCTCTTCTTGGCGGTGCCGGCCATCCTTTGGCGGGCTGATCAGACGGTACTCGGGGTCGCGATCAACATGCTCGCAATCGGACTCGCCATCTTCGTCGTCCGTGTGCTTTACAACAAAGGGCAGACCGACTTCATCGAGTTTCGGATTGCCAAAGAGAACGTGCCGATTCTATCGGATATCCCGGTGCTTCGCATGTTCTTCATCAACGTGCAGTATACGTCGTTCATCGCGATCATTCTCGCGTTCGTCGTCTGGTTCGTCATCTTCAAGACACCGTTCGGTCTTCGTCTCCGTTCGGTCGGGGAACACCCGATGGCGGCTGACACGATGGGGATCAACGTCACGAAAATGCGCTTCATGGGCGTCATGCTCTCAGGAGCGTTCGGCGGACTCGCTGGTGCAGTGTACGCTGTCACCGTCACGACAAACTTCAGCGGGACGACGATCGTCGGTCAAGGTTTCTTGGCCATCGCCGCCATGATTTTCGGGAAGTGGAATCCGCTCGGCGCGCTCGGTGCCGGTCTGTTCTTCGGATTCGCCCAAGCGTTGTCGATCATCGGTAGCAACTTGCCGGTCATCAGCAACGTGCCGCAAGTGTTGCTCTTGATTGCGCCGTATGCGCTCACGATCCTTGCTCTCGCAGGTGTCGTCGGACGTGCGGATGCACCGAAATCGGTCGGTATCCCATATATTAAAGGGAAACGCTAA